The proteins below come from a single Candidatus Binatia bacterium genomic window:
- a CDS encoding glycosyltransferase, which translates to MSPAMGKLAYLFPAFPVFHQTFVLWEVLGLQRNGLAPVIYSLRRPPAGRQQPEAEAVARSVRYLPAALSAAVRRANWRALRRAPGRYLGLYADVVRAWRTGPAGSVRDDGWEPGRVRFYDRLRGWWNGHPLPYLVKSLALVPVAVYLAERLHDDGVAHLHVHWASYPATVAYVIHRWSGLPFSVSAHAYDIYMVPRMLPAKVRAARFVVTCARTNADYMRRITGPEADGKVLVSYHGVDVTRFTPPDSAPARRPFTVVSCGQLERYKGMHLLVEACAQLRREGVDLECWIVGDGPYRPVLERLVQTLAVGDCVHLTGPQPHAEVAALLRRADVFSLASELAGRRRDVIANVIVEAMAAGLPVVVSRIPGVEELIEDGITGYLVPPNRTDALAEVLRGLLENPEGRRRVGLAGRRRVLQDFDNHKNVRALAQQLAAAVGAATPPERVARAG; encoded by the coding sequence GTGAGCCCGGCAATGGGCAAGCTTGCGTATCTTTTCCCGGCCTTTCCGGTGTTCCATCAGACATTCGTCCTGTGGGAAGTCCTGGGGTTGCAGCGCAACGGTCTCGCGCCGGTGATCTATTCGCTGCGGCGTCCGCCGGCCGGTCGACAGCAACCCGAGGCCGAAGCCGTGGCGCGTAGCGTGCGCTACCTGCCCGCGGCTTTGTCGGCCGCCGTTCGCCGTGCGAACTGGCGCGCGCTGCGCCGGGCGCCGGGTCGTTATCTGGGGCTGTACGCCGACGTGGTGCGGGCGTGGCGAACGGGCCCCGCGGGCTCGGTGCGGGACGACGGATGGGAACCCGGTCGCGTACGTTTCTACGACCGTTTGCGGGGCTGGTGGAACGGGCACCCCTTGCCCTATTTGGTCAAGTCACTGGCGTTGGTGCCGGTGGCCGTGTACCTGGCGGAACGGCTGCACGACGACGGCGTGGCGCACCTGCACGTCCATTGGGCCAGTTACCCGGCGACCGTGGCGTATGTGATTCACCGCTGGAGCGGTCTGCCGTTCAGTGTCAGCGCGCACGCCTACGACATCTACATGGTGCCGCGCATGCTTCCCGCCAAGGTTCGCGCGGCCCGCTTCGTGGTCACCTGCGCCCGCACGAATGCCGACTACATGCGCCGGATCACCGGTCCGGAGGCGGATGGTAAGGTGCTGGTCAGCTATCACGGCGTCGACGTGACGCGTTTCACGCCGCCCGATTCCGCACCCGCGCGCCGGCCCTTTACGGTCGTCTCGTGCGGACAACTCGAGCGCTACAAGGGGATGCACTTGCTGGTGGAGGCCTGCGCGCAACTGCGGCGCGAAGGTGTCGACCTCGAGTGCTGGATAGTCGGCGACGGACCCTATCGTCCCGTACTCGAGCGGCTCGTCCAGACGCTTGCCGTCGGAGATTGCGTGCATCTAACCGGGCCACAACCGCATGCCGAGGTGGCCGCGCTCCTGCGCCGTGCCGACGTGTTCTCGCTGGCGAGCGAACTGGCCGGCCGGCGCCGTGACGTTATCGCCAACGTAATTGTCGAGGCCATGGCGGCCGGCTTGCCCGTCGTGGTTTCGCGCATTCCCGGGGTCGAGGAGTTGATCGAGGACGGGATAACCGGCTACCTGGTGCCGCCCAATCGGACCGATGCGCTGGCAGAGGTCCTGCGCGGGCTGCTCGAGAATCCGGAGGGGCGCCGGCGAGTCGGCCTGGCCGGACGGCGCCGCGTGTTGCAGGACTTCGATAACCACAAGAACGTACGCGCCCTGGCGCAACAGCTCGCGGCGGCCGTCGGTGCCGCGACGCCGCCCGAGCGAGTGGCCCGCGCGGGCTGA